The Chroicocephalus ridibundus chromosome 3, bChrRid1.1, whole genome shotgun sequence genome includes the window TTGCATTTGGTCTTCACGGGCTGCTGATTCGAAGGCCAACATTCCCCCAACGCAGCACAGGGGTGCGTGAAGCAGTGGTCTTCTTTAACAGGAACACAAGCGTGTCCAGCTGGGCATTCGTTATGACCTTTGGCATGTACAACACAAGGTCGAGGACCACACCAAACCTGGAAGAGAATAAATAGTGATAATTAACTGCTGGTTACAGGACAGAAGACAGTATAACCCACCCAAAACACAACGCAGCTCTACCTTAGAACAGGTGACTTTCCCGTTCAAACACTGACAGGTATTACAGTCGTCATCCCACTTAGCCCCATCTGGCATCACTCGAACGCTGGTAATGCAAGGCCTTCCTGTAACTGGAGAGAGATTGAACAGAATTATAaacttaaaataggaaaaaaaaagtgaaaaacccCCTTTCCTAAATTCATCCAAACTTAGTGGTAAGTTTGCTTCTCCAATAAAGAGACttgctttaaaacaacaacaaataacaccccaccaccaccaaaaaagccTGTTAACATGCAATTACACAGATCTTGCCACAACTATTATGACCAGCTGTGACATCTGGAATACCTTCTTGGCATCCTGGACCACTACGACCCGGTGGGCAAATGCAACGGTACCCATTAATCTCGTCTACACATGTAGCTCCAAAGGCACAGGGTGAAGACTGACATTCATTGATATCTAtgatgggaaggagaggaaataaaagagttAACTCTCTAGCACCCTTctattttgtcagaaaaaacaTGAGAGATTTGCCTACTGGAGCTTTATGTTCATTTTCTAGTGTCTACTCAGAGACAGATTCTTACTAGCAGCACCAGCAAAATCTCAGAGCAAGCTCTTTGAAGTTGCTGCTGTGTGGCACTAAAAGATCAAAACTTGACCCCTATGGCTCCTTCAGCGTTTCAAGGGCAAGGATGCATTCCCTCTCGCACAAACACACTTCCTCTCCTTTGACATAGTCCAGTTTTGCCCCCCACTAGATTCTTCAACCGGTGAACAACATTAAACCCCTTTCCAGCTGTACTGCTACTAAGAAACTTCTATTTCCATGgctgttgttaaaataaaaaaaaaaaaaagaaaaaaaaagactgttagTGTCCTCCTACctgtaattattattaaattacaGGGAAGTGCATGCATCACCTCAGGGCTTGTAGGTGGATTATTAATTGACAAGGTTTTTGGCTGGCACGCTTTCATCTCAGGCAGAAACCTGTGCCACACAAGTACATCTAACTGGGCAGACTATCCTGAAGGGCACTTTGCCCACTCAGATGAACCAAGAGGTTTCGGCTCTAGCTCAATGAACTttaagatttctttaattttcagtgCAATTCCTTTCTTCCCCACATCTGCTACAGATCTAGGTAGGGATGCAGAAGACACAGCACATCTATCATTAATCTGATCTACCACTTAATTAAGATGATTGTCTTGCAACAAGAGTCAAGCGAGACGAAAATCACGGCAGAGGGCCATTGAGACACTTACTGATCCTGCAGTCAGGGCCTGCGAAGCCCGGAGCACATTCGCAGCGGTACCAGTTGTCTCCATCCACACAAGTGCCACTATTGTAACTATAACGAAAAGTCattatatatgttaaaaaaaaactgCTACAGATGAAAAGAATCTAGaattctaaagcaaaaaaaaaaaagcaaaggatgaaaGATAAACATATTAAACTCACCAGGGATGAGGACTGCAGTCGTTTGTGTCTGCAAAGACAAGACAGACAACATTAAATATGCAAACTTTGGCTAACACAACTCTACTGCCAGTAAAGAATGATCAAAACTTCCCCTAATGCCCAAGTTACACTTAGCTCAACTTTAACAAAAATATGCTCAAATTCTCCACTAAATTGATTCCAGGCTTCTACCACAAAATTTGTTAACTACATTGTGGAACACATGTACACAGGAAGAGATCCTTGTAAAGAATCTAACAAGGAGCGGGGGGAAAGTGGAAGCAGACAGAGCTGCTCGTAGAAAAAGAATGTGGGACAAAACAAGACGACATCTGTCTCCACTTAGCTCATTTGCAACTTTCTCATGCCCAGGTCAAGGCTCTATCACATAaagtcattaaaaacaaagattCAGGTGATGCTAAAGCCTACATCAAACAAGCTTTCCCTTCTGGTTTCAATCTCGACTCCAGGGGCGACAGGATGAGCCAATGTTCTCATCATGCAACACTCTGGAAAAGTTCAAGCAGAGACGACTTACTCTGGGTGCACGTGggtccttcccagccctccttgCAGACACAAGTAAAAGAATCCCCGCTGACCACGCAGGTACCACCGTTATGACAGGGGTTTGGCAGGCAGCTGCTGTTCCTTGCTGTAACAGAAACAAGATTTGCCGCTAAGTTGTTAGAAAGCTGCCAAGAGCGagccaagaggaaaagctgaggTCACAGATTCAGCGCTGCATCTGCTTCCTGGCGATTATACGGGGTATTTACCTATATTACAAGTGGCTCCTTCCCATCCTGCAGGACACATGCACTTGAAAGTGTCCCCCTCGTCATAACACGTTCCTCCGTTGTTGCACGTTGCCTCATCGCACTGGCTGTCACCTGTGAAGAACCCAAACTACCCTTAATATCAGGGCTTTCATAATGCAATGCAACAAGTTTAAGCAGCCTAACAGAGCACGCCTGTTATGTTTTGGAAATGCTGAACTTACGGGAGTGGCAGGTTTTTCCTTTCCACCCATTTTTACATTCACAGAAGAAGTCGTTGACCAAGTCTCGGCAAGTTCCTCCATTGTGGCAAGGGTTTTTACTGCAGTCATTAATATCTAGATACGTTAAGGAGAGAAAACGAGCTAAGCAGTGTTTACAGAACTGACACACACTTAATGCTTGAAAGGTGCATGTCCTGTCCCTAATTTCGGCCTGTGTTTCAATCATGGATTAAACACTTAAGTCAGTATTTTAAAGCTTTAAGCGCTGTCACAGAGATGAAGAATATTCCACcggtttattttcattttgtttggcaTCTTCTTTCAGTAAACAAGAAGTGCAAAGGCCTGTTACATAAACTACCCTACCAGTCAGGGGATAGGAGCTGAGTGCTCACTCCTCCCCTGTTCCCGAGACCGACAAAATACAAGTGCGATGTGCAGATGTGCCGTTCTTAAAGTGCTGTGTACTAACGCTAAGGGTTTCTTACAGGAAGTTACCCAAAGGGTAGGGCAGAAAATTGAACAGGAGGAGAGCCAGGTTCTACTTCCAGTCCAGCTTCCTAATTTGTGTTTAGTTCCTATTCAAAAGCCCGGGactcagtggaaaaaaaggtgACACCTTGTCCTCTGCGGCCTTTGCAGCAGAGTTTAATGTTGAATTGGCATTGGTCACTATCCTCTTAAAGACAGTACAGGCCATCCCTTCCTGATGTATTTCCAGGAGATCTTCCTGCGTGCTGAAGAACGGTTAACTTACTTGTTTCACAATATGTTCCTTCCCATCCATCACTACAAATACATTTGTAGGAGTTGATGCCATCGATACAAGTGCCACCATTTTTACAGGGGTTGCTCTCGCAGTCATTAATATCTGCaacagtttggggggggggggggggggagaaaggagaaaaagattaaatcaaaCTAGAAGTATCATCTTGCTATTGCAGACTGTTTTGAGAGGAAGGGTTATAAGCAAGATGAGAAATAGCTGAAAAACAGCACACAAAGTGATGAGCCTGTCACTCAAcaactactattaaaaaaaaaataaaaatcaggagtCCTTAAGATCCGTGTTAAACCCCACTGTTAACTACCTCAGATCTTGTATACATaaggtttttaaaaacatacaattCAAGGCCAGAAGGTTCATTACTGTGAACTTTCCCCAAGGCCTAGCAAATTCCAATCTGCCTCGCCCAAGCAGGATATGAAAACTTAAAGCAGTTCCAAGGTTCACTGTGTTACAAGAAAGAAACCTTAAAGCGGTCTGGGGGGAAAGGATGGAATCTTATTGCAAAAAGAGCAGGGgacagcaaaacattttctctcttatCTCTTACTCTCGTGACAGTAGGTGCCAGTGAATCCTTTGTTGCATTCACAGGTGAATTTTCCACCTGCTTGGCTCTTGCATTTTCCATGAGGACCACAGACGTTTGAAGAAATATAACGAACTCCTTCCGGTGTGCTGTTAGAAGCTACTGCCACAGTACAGCTGTCAATTACTGTAGAAAAAGCACAGACCCGCGTGAGTATTGCCCATTCTACTTGATTTCTTAAGCTAagagcaacattttattttaactttaattaATCCAGTAATGGACATTTAAGAAGACAGGCGTATCATaaaatcattcaggttggaaagtgacctttaagatcaccgactCCAACCGCAAACCACAACAGCGCCAAATAAGcttgctgctttaaaataaaaggactGTACCAAGTGTTTGCGCATCAAATAATCACAGCATCTTATCTGAAGATTGCTGGACCACATTTGTGGCCAGCAAGGCAGGTTATTTGCTACCTGTGTTTTGTGCCCACGTTGACATAAGACTGTCTCATATTTACAAATAGTACTCATCTCCTACAAACAGAGGCACGAGGCACAGGGCAAAATTCAGCCTCTTTACACAAAGGCTGCTCCACTGACTAACACCATTGGAGCTGCGTTGTGGCTTCAGCCAGTGGAGGGGCAGAAACTGTTGTCAGTCATTCCCGTTCACCTGCAAGGTAACACACACCTTCACAAGGAGTTGTGCGGCAGTGATCTTTCAGGTGGGAGCAGTTCTTCCCTTCGTAATCTTCAGGGCAGTTACAGAAATAGTCCATAGCAAGATTGAAGCACTGGGCACCATTCTGGCAAGGATTTGGCTCGCAATAATCTATGTCCAGCTGTAAGTagtgcagagagaaaagggaaataaaaaggtgggggggaagagagggagaaggctGAGTGAAACAGAAGTTTTATCTTAGCTTTCCCTCACTACAACAGGCAGACATTGTGGAATCTGACCTTTTTATCTGCTGCCTCAATGAATTGTTCATAATGCTCAGAGTTTAGTGAGACTTGCAACTATTTCAGCAGACACCGCTCTTGATATTTAACAGCCACTGAAAGTTAATCGTTAGCGCGCAACAAAACCCGACACGCAAATGCTTGCGGTCTGTTTAACAAAAAGAATCCTCAGCAGCCCGTGAGGGTTTTtcgttggtttcttttttcccccccaatatATATTAATCAAGCACTTTCTTGGCAGACTGACAGCGATATCAAGTACAACTTTATACTATGGTTCACTGGATGCAAGGCATTCGGTGTACAGATCCTGAGTGCTGGTAGAAACACCGCTGGCTGAGGGCCTGCCTTTCACCCATGCTTCTTACCTGACAGAGGTTTCCTGAGAAACCAGCGGGACACAGACATTGGAATCCATTGATTTCATCCTGGCAGTGACCCCCATTCATGCAAGGGTTACTTGCACATTCATTGATGTCTTTCTCACAGTGATCTCCTGCATAGCCAGGTGAACAGATACACCGATAACCATTAACCAAGTCCTGGGAAGGAACAAGAAAGTTTAGagttaaggggtttttttcctcccttttgatACattcttattaaagaaaaaaagaaaagagaaaggtgacagtccaaaaaaaaaaaaaaagataatcctCTTACTATATCCAATACCAACATAAGAAACTAGCTCgaattaaaacaaagcaagaatatttagggggaaaaatacacacagacacaccagTACTGGCTTACGTTCTTAATTTCCAAGCAGGATACATTAATCCACGTTTTGAAGTGGAGTATCTACATTTACAGTAGGTAGTTTGCACAAAAACCAGCCCATTCACTGGTGACACCGGCAGTGAAAATGAAGTCATTTATTGCAGTTATATTTTTTACCCCGACGTGCTGTAGCATGATACAGCCCCTCCTCCCAACTCAACGAAATGACAATTTATACCAGCTAATTGCTATTTTCCACACTATTTGTGTGTAGACTCGAATGTTTTCATTACTGTTGCAAGTCTCAcggaaaccaaaataaaacaagaatggCTTACCCGACAGGATCCTCCATTCTGACATTGTCCACGACAGTCGTTAATATCTGTAATAAAATTAGCATGGTTAGaaggcaaaaatatatttacactAGATACAGAGTTCAAGTCTCTCTGAAACTGCAGCTAGATAAACCTTTTGTCAAGTTTCCTGCATGCCTTCCTTGAGATAAGGTGGTTATAATGGGTGGGAACCTTTCGTGATTCTTCTACTAGTGGCAGTGAAACTTCACATCATTGTTTTAGTCCCTTTATCAGAATATAGCTATGTTATGGGCTAATGAGTTtgataaaaatgtgtattttcattcCACACCAACTACTCCCTTTCTAAAAACATCAACCGCTGGGATTCCGCCTGATACTTAAATCTGAGCTCAGAACTCAGTGGCAtaaatacatgtacacacacgaTCGGCCTTTGATAAGCCCAAGGATACGGACACTTACTTATATCACAGTTGTGGCCAGACCAGCCAGTAATGCAGTCGCAATAGTAGCTGCCAATCAGGTTCCTGCAGGAGTTGGCATTGACACAGGGTTTGCCCTCACATTCATtcgcatctgaaaaaaaaacccaacgtgaATGGCCAAACGCAGGGCTTGTAGGGCAAGGGACGGGGGGAAGCCTACAGCTGGTTTTCACAGCAATAATCAGCAGTTCATTCAGATCTAAGAGGAACTTGTAATATACAGCATGGATTAGCGTGACTTGAACAAACAAAAGTTAATCATACATCAGTCTCTTTCAATTTCTCTGCAATTAGAACATACAGGCTACGCTAATTATTTGATAATTACACAGCCACTCATTAAGAGCAActttcaccccccccccctccacacacatCTCAAGGGAGCATTTTGAAGGAGGAGGTGCTACAGCCTGGTCATTGGGATTAGCGTGGTGTGTAAAGAATGCAGACAGCTCATTCTTCATGAGATCATCCACATTTTGGAACCCAGCTGTGAACTCCTTGGTCTGGAGGAGTTGACATGGCTGAAGAGATACAGCAACTTTCTCACAGGCTAAAGGAAGAAATAGATGTGGGGGTGGGACTGGAAGGCATACACATGCACCCTCTCCACTTCATTTATGGTTTAAAGTATGTCTGTTTGGCTTAGTTAACTATTTCCTTCAACTGCATcagcaaaacaacaacagaaggAAGCCATTCTCTGCTTAGAGACTGTCCTAGACCCCAGTCCTGCAAACACCAGCACTTACTGCTCTCAGTGTGCCAGAATACATCCATAGGCTTCGGAACCATCAACATGCCTAACACAAAGGGCACAACCGCCCTTGCCTGCTGCACTGTGATCCCTCTCGCATTTATCTTCCGCCGCCCAGAGCGACACTGGATGAAGAGAAAAGCAGTTCTCACCTAGCTGGCAAGTTTTGCCAGTCCACTGAGGTGGGCAAACACACTTAAATCCATCAACTAGATCTTGGCAAGTTCCTCCATGACCACAGGGATTTGGAGAACAATCATCAATATCTGTAAGGGAAAGTAAGGAGAGGCTTAGCTGCGTTCCCAAACAGGCAGTGTCAGTAACTGAGAAATTTGATTTGCTGCTACTAGGATTTGCCCCGAGGAACAGAAAGACAACAGGACCTCTGCTTGGAATTTCTAGGTCTACTCTGATTTCAGCAAAAGTcgcctttaaaaataatagtagcGTGAAAGGGGGTTCAAAGCACAGGGGAAGCAGTTTACACCCATGGCCTTTTTGCAAGTGGAAGTCAGATTTTGATCCAGCAAGTCTCTCAAAACGGTATTTTAACAAAGTTGCCAGAATGCTACGAAAATTCAGTGTCCTGCTTCTTTCAAGAAGCCTTTGGCCATTCTGTCCCTTTGCATTTAACAAAAACCTTGGCATGAAGAAGAGCGTGCACCACGGTATAAATGGCTGCCAAGAACCAACACTAAAGCTGGGAAAGGTTAAGCAGGCTGCCCTGTAAGTTTATCAGGGATTAGAAAGACTGATCTAAAGCAGCAAACTAGcacattttaaattcaattttGAAAGGACTTACTGTCAGTGCAAGttggtccagcccagccaggcgcACACACACATTCAAATCCTGTAGACGTCTCTAAGCAGCTTCCTCCGTTGTGACAAGGATCAGAGAGGCAGGCGTGCTCCGCTGCACCGGGACAGAAGGACATCGCGGTAGAGACTA containing:
- the JAG1 gene encoding protein jagged-1, translated to MRAPRRAAAAACSLLIFLLLGLRAQVTLASGQFELEILSMQNVNGELQNGNCCDGTRNPGDKKCTRDECDTYFKVCLKEYQSRVTAGGPCSFGSKSTPVIGGNTFNLKYNRNNEKNRIVIPFSFAWPRSYTLLVEAWDYNDNSTNPDRIIEKASHSGMINPSRQWQTLKHNAGVAHFEYQIRVTCAEHYYGFGCNKFCRPRDDFFTHHTCDQNGNKTCLEGWMGPECNKAICRQGCSPKHGSCTIPGECRCQYGWQGQYCDKCIPHPGCVHGTCIEPWQCLCETNWGGQLCDKDLNYCGTHPPCLNGGTCSNTGPDKYQCSCPEGYSGQNCEIAEHACLSDPCHNGGSCLETSTGFECVCAPGWAGPTCTDNIDDCSPNPCGHGGTCQDLVDGFKCVCPPQWTGKTCQLDANECEGKPCVNANSCRNLIGSYYCDCITGWSGHNCDININDCRGQCQNGGSCRDLVNGYRCICSPGYAGDHCEKDINECASNPCMNGGHCQDEINGFQCLCPAGFSGNLCQLDIDYCEPNPCQNGAQCFNLAMDYFCNCPEDYEGKNCSHLKDHCRTTPCEVIDSCTVAVASNSTPEGVRYISSNVCGPHGKCKSQAGGKFTCECNKGFTGTYCHENINDCESNPCKNGGTCIDGINSYKCICSDGWEGTYCETNINDCSKNPCHNGGTCRDLVNDFFCECKNGWKGKTCHSRDSQCDEATCNNGGTCYDEGDTFKCMCPAGWEGATCNIARNSSCLPNPCHNGGTCVVSGDSFTCVCKEGWEGPTCTQNTNDCSPHPCYNSGTCVDGDNWYRCECAPGFAGPDCRININECQSSPCAFGATCVDEINGYRCICPPGRSGPGCQEVTGRPCITSVRVMPDGAKWDDDCNTCQCLNGKVTCSKVWCGPRPCVVHAKGHNECPAGHACVPVKEDHCFTHPCAALGECWPSNQQPVKTKCNSDSYYQDNCANITFTFNKEMMAPGLTTEHICSELRNLNILKNVSVEYSIYITCEPSHLANNEIHVAISAEDIGEDENPIKDITDKIIDLVSKRDGNNTLIAAVAEVRVQRRPVKNKTDFLVPLLSSVLTVAWICCLVTVFYWCIRKRRKQSSHTHTASDDNTTNNVREQLNQIKNPIEKHGANTVPIKDYENKNSKIAKIRTHNSEVEEDDMDKHQQKARFAKQPAYTLVDRDEKPPNSTPTKHPNWTNKQDNRDLESAQSLNRMEYIV